The Ipomoea triloba cultivar NCNSP0323 chromosome 14, ASM357664v1 region TTCCTCGTTCGGTGGAGCTAAACGTCCAGGGTAGAAGCCTGGGATAGACATGGTAGGTGGCTTGGGCACGTAATCCTCAGAGTCCGAATCGGAGAGTTCTAGAGGATGTGTAGATGTGTCCCCTTGGAGAGGTTCTACCTTTTCTTCTCTTAATTTGTTGAGTTTGCTAGTTCCTTCTTTCAACAACAGCCGAAAAGAGAACCTTTTCTTGAAGGGTTTCTCTTCAGAACATGCCTTCTTGCCTTTTCCCTTATCCATTCCTGCAAAATAGAAGACAACACAAAGGATTAGGTGTTAGGGTACCTCTCCCTTCCTCGATTGTGATCTATTTATAGGGAGATTGTGGCGCTGTGATTGGCTGAGATCCATTTGACGTGACCAATCAAAGTTGCAACCGTCCAAGAGTTTTTGAGCTTTTCCATTAATATGAATCCATGAACTTCTAATTCTGATGGGCATTAATTTCAAGATGTCATAACTGATAAGTTCTTTCAGTTTTGAATCGATTCATTTGTCTCTCCATCAATTCATCTCTATCATACCGAGCTCATGCCTCAAGGTAGAGAATCTTGCTTCGGCAAGCGGTTTAGTGAGAATATCCGCAAGCTGGTCTTCGGTATTCACATACtcaagtttgatatcctttttctccacatgatctcgaatgaagtgatattttatatcaatatgcttggttCTTGAGTGCAATACAGGATTTTGAGTTATGGCGAtcgcacttgtgttgtcacacataatgctTACTTCTTTGGCAGATACACCATAGTCTTTgagttgttgcatcatccatagtatttgtgcacaacaactGCCAGCTACTATGTATTCGGCTTCAGCAGTGCTTGTTGCAATGGAATTCTGCTTTTTACTGAACCAAgagacaagccttccccctaagaattggCAAGTCCCTGATGTACTTTTTCGGTCAATTTTGCAACCAGCAAAATCTGCGTCAGAATATCCAACTAAATGGAAGGCGTCACTCCTCGGGTACCAAAGTCCCACACTTTGAGTCCCTTTTAGATATCGTAGTATCTTTTTGATAGCACTCAAATGACTTTCCTTCGGATTGGCTTGAAACCGAGCACATACTCCTACAGCAAACGATATGTCTAGTCGACTAGCTGTAAGATATAATAGAGAACCGATGATTCCTCTATACTTCGTCTGATCCACATCCTTCCATTCGTTATCGATATACATTCGTAACGAAGTGTTCATGGGTATTTTCACTGAGGACTTCCCATCAACTCCAAATTTCTTTatgagatccttggtgtattttgctTAATTTATAAAGATCCCATTTCGTTCTTGTTTGACTTGAAGACCCAAAAAGTAGTTTAATTCTCCCATCATGATCATCTcaaattttccttgcatgagttttgagaatttCTCACATAGATCCGAATCGGTACTTCCAAAAATgatgtcatctacatatatttatactagtaGAATATGGTCTCCATTTTTTATTCTGAAAAGGGTTTTGTCAACTATCCCTTTCGTGAATCCACAGCTTATAAGAAAGCATgataaggtgtcataccaagcctttggagcttgttttaaaccatataaagcCTTTTTGAGTTTATAGACTTTATCCATTCCTACTTTAGAGATAAAACCTGGGGGCTGCTcaacatatacttcttcttccaaaagtccgTTCAAGAAGGcacttttgacatccatttgatagactttaaagtctttccatGCAGCATATGCTAGAAAGACTCTTATGGCTTCGAGTCTAGCAACAGGAGCGAAGATTTCATCAAAATCGATCCCTTCTTCCTGACAGTATCCTTTTGCGACTAAccgagccttgttcctaacaatggctccttgctcattcatcttgtttctgaaaacccatttaGTTCCAATGATATTTTGATGAGTTAGTCGTGGAACCAATTCCCATACATCGTTTCTCTCAAATTGATGTAGTTTATCTTGCATGGCAATGACCCAGTCTGAGTCATTTAGTGCTTCTTCTATGGTTTTCGGTTCAATTTGAGATATGAAACATGCCATCATGCATTCCCGAATGGATGCACGAGTTCGTACATTATCATGTATATCACCAATGATTTGATCTTGAGGATGATTTCTCAACCATTTTAGATCCGGTTGGAAGGTGGTAGGTGGTGCTCCTTCATCGATAGAGGGTTCGCCTTGATTGCTTCCATCTTGTTGATTTGGCTCATTTCCATCATTCGGTAATACTTCGGTTTGAGATGAAGTATTCGGTAGGTGATTAGGAAAGAGTGGATAATCATCGTCTTCTGATTCTGATCCTTCGGATAGTTCTTCAACTTCTCTATCTTTCGTCTCTTCATCAGTTTGTTTCTCAGAGATCACTACGCCTTCTTTTGATGATTCGTCGAAGACTACGTGTATTGATTCTTCTATCACCATGGTTCGCTTATTCAGTACACGAAAAGCTTTACTCTTTTCAGAATATCCCATAAATATTCCTTCATTAGCACGTTCATCAAAAGCCTTTAGATGTGATTTCCCGTTGTTATGGATGAAGCATTTACTTCCAAAtatgtgaaagtattttacaacaGGTTTTCTGCCTTTCCAGAGTTCGTAGGGTGTAGCTCCATGATCTTTATGAATAAGAGATCTATTTTGAGTGTAGCATGCTGTGTTTATAGCTTCGGCCCAAAAACGTTTCGGCAAGCCTGAGAAAGCAATCATGGatcttgctgcttccttgaggGTTTTGTTGCGTCTTTCAGCTACACCATTCTGTTGAAGAGTTCTTGCTGCTGAAAGTTGATGCAGTATACCGTGTTGTCCACAGAAATCCTGAATGACTTTGTTTACAAATTCAGTTCCTTGATCAGACCGAATTTTGACAATACTTAGATCCTTTTCGGTTTGAAGTCTTCGGAGCAAGTCTGGAAGGACTTTCTCtgtttcattcttctttcttagAAAAGATGTCCATGtatatcttgtgtagtcatctactaccacaagagtgtactttctccCGCTTAGACTAACTGGATCaactggtccaaataagtccatatggagttGACTTAATGGCCTTGCATTGGTGTTAAGAGATTTCGTTTTGAACGAAGACTTGATCTGCTTTCCCTTTTGACATGCTTCACATACTTTATCCTTGTCATAGATTACGTTCGGTAATCCTTCAACCAGTTCCTTtcttgcaagcttgttgatggccTTGAAGTTGAGATGATTGAGTTTATGATGCCATTCCCAACTCAGATCTTTCTTGCTTTTGGCGATTAGGCAAGTATTCGGTTTTACTGTTTCCCACGTGacaacatacatattctttcttCGTTTTGCTGTTAGAACAACTTCATGAGATAGTTCTGAAATAACTTGACATAGATCTCGTGAGAATATAACTTTGTATCCTGTGTCACAAAACTGACTTGTGCTTAaaagattgaactttaatccttcAACATAAGAAACTTCTTGGATGATTAAACCATTCTTCACAACATCTCCGGTGCCCATGGTTCGTCCACTTGAGTTCCCACCGAAAActactttaggaccattcttTGCTTTATAATTGCTCAATTCTAATTTATCTCCAATCATGTGTCTCGAGCAACCGCTATCTACATACCAGATGGTCCTCATGTGTCTCGAGCAACCGCTATCTACATACCAGATGGTCCTGTTTTCCTGCATTCAAACGCTATCTACATACCAGATGGTCCTGTTTTCCTGCATTCAAAGATTAAGtgtttttaggtacccataccttcttgggtccttggCGGTTAGCGGTGAACTTGGGCATCCATGCATACCTAGAACTCGTAAGGTTCATCCTCTTGGGCATCCATGCATACCTAGAACTCGTAAGGTTCATCCTCTTGGGCATCCATGCATACCTAGAACTCGTAAGGTTCATCCTCGGTCCACGATACCCGTTAAACACGCGATAATCATAAGGGATAGCATAGTAGGCTTTAGGTGACTTCGGTGACTCTAGTGTATGAGGTCTGTTTATGTCTATGATGGAGCAGAAACTTTGCTCTTGTCATTGGTTCATAGTCCATAATCCAGTCCTCATCACTAGGATATAGATTGCCTTCTCCACCTCTATGCTTGCTAGGGAaccttttgaaattcttgacattaCTCGTGTAAGAGTTCGGTCTTCCCTGAGGCATACCCTTGCGTTGCTTCTGTGAGTAATGTAGCCTCTTATTGCCTTGGAATTTTCCTTTAGATTGGTTATTCCCAAGTGGTTGACCATTTGCGATATAACCATGATGGTTCGGTACGCAAGGTCTATACCGAGGGGTTTGACGACTTCTCGGGTTACCGTTTTGGAAATTCCCTCTCGTAGGTTCCACAATACGTGTTTCAGCTAAATCATTAGATCGActcgttgattgtggttctgTTCCATTTGTGGCGTTAATCATTGGCTCAAgattttcagtttgtccttGGACAAAGACAGAACTTAAACCTCCAATAGTAGAAGGATCAGTTGGTCGTGTTAAGAGAACATGTTGATAAGAGCTGGAGCTATAACCGAGTCCGGTTTTACTCCctgatggtctttgatcatctaccattcgatccattaatctggatgaatttgtaaatgtcgCAAGCACCGCACGCAAATTTTGCTCTCTATCATCCTTCACTTTACACTCTTCCTCAAGAAGATGAACTTGCTTCTCAAGCTGGCTTATAGATTCAAGCATCTCAGCATTTTTGTACCTTTAAgtcctcgagatcttgtctttctACCAATAGCTTGGCATTCTCTTCTTTGAGTTTGAGGTGTGAATCCTCAATACCATCAAAactcttcatcattctttcgaaTGTTTCCCTAGGGTTTTCATGATATGTTGATTCGGAACCATAATTAGAAAAGTGGTTTTGTgaagttacctcttcttcatctgccaTAAGGCACAGCTCTTCATCTGAGTCCTCTTGACTGGAAAGACATAGTAGTCCTTTTTCATCCTCCGAACTGTCACTTTCTGAACTAGAGCTGGAAGTGCATGACTCGTCGTTCTTTTCTCCTGACTTCTCTTCTACAGCTAGAGCCTTCCTTTGCCTATCATTCCTCTGGTTTTTGTTTGGCTCTTCGTCGGCATCATTTGATGCACTCTTCGGGTTGTGATAGTTTCCCGAATTCTTCTTGTAGTTGTGTTCATCCTGATGCTTCTTGACGATGGGATATGGACATTCCGCTTTGAAGTGTCCAGGTTTTCGGCAGTTATAACACAGCACTTGTATTTCATCCTTCTCATGTGTTCTGGATCCGCTAACCTTGTCATTGCTTCGGTACTTCATTCTTCTCGTCTTGTCAGAGTTATCATAGGATTGATTCTTTCGCATGAATCTTTTGAACCTTCTCATGAACAAAGCAAGTTGATCGTTAGTGAAAAAATCAGATGAGCGATTAGTGTTTGACCttggtgttgatgatgaaggTTGATGATTTGCAACTAAAGCTATATTTCTCGTTTCAGGTTCTTCATCATTTTGAGCTTCCTTCTCGAACTCGTAGGCTTTCAGATCACTAAAGATCTTAGTAGTACTCGTTGTCTTGAGATCTCTATGATCACGCATAGCTACTACTTTCATTTCCCAGCTTTTGGTTAGTCCTCGGAGAATCTTCAAGCTTATCTCCTTTTGTGTTAGCTTTTTCTCATCAAGATCATTGATTTCCATCAATAACTTTATGAACCGGGCTTCCATTTCAGTTATGGACTCCTTTGGATTGAGTTTGAAgtcttcaaacttcttcatggcaatCGTCAACTTGTTCTCATTCTCTTGTTCGTCTCCATCACCTATGAGCATAAGTACATCCCAGATGTCTTTAGCAttcttgcactttcttactctcGGGAACAATGATTCGTCCAATGCCTTGTAGAGTATATCCTTAGCTATATTGTCGAGATTTACTCGGGTTCTCTCTTTGGTAGTCAGCAAGGATTTCTCCTTTGGAATAATTTCTGGTGATGTCGGATCGGTAGCAACACGATTGGGGTTCACTTGTAGTATCTGGATGGGTCCATCAATTATCacgtcccacatctcatcatgcatggcagacaagtgagcctgcacgcgcactttccaatcatcaaacttGTCCAAGTTAAACATAAGAAAATgcctatgatgttccattttagacatagtgcaaagtttgaaagtattttgataaatttttcaaaaaggatcaccaggcagtatacacagagtgttcaccgttcaaggtaacttgctctgataccacttgttggtcccggtggtagcgatgtgagtctagaaggggggttgaatagactcacaaggggTTTTTGAATACTTTTTTACTAAAGAGATAATCGCGAAAGAGTATATCAAGTTTTATcttcactttgcacttaggattttcttgtaaaagaCATTAAGTTTGagtgatatatgcaatgcaatacgtaaaataaataaagagagagagagagggtttttatagtggttcggctgttaattaagcctactccactctttttcacaacacgtgaaggtttg contains the following coding sequences:
- the LOC116003889 gene encoding uncharacterized protein LOC116003889, with amino-acid sequence MHDEMWDVIIDGPIQILQVNPNRVATDPTSPEIIPKEKSLLTTKERTRVNLDNIAKDILYKALDESLFPRVRKCKNAKDIWDVLMLIGDGDEQENENKLTIAMKKFEDFKLNPKESITEMEARFIKLLMEINDLDEKKLTQKEISLKILRGLTKSWEMKVVAMRDHRDLKTTSTTKIFSDLKAYEFEKEAQNDEEPETRNIALVANHQPSSSTPRSNTNRSSDFFTNDQLALFMRRFKRFMRKNQSYDNSDKTRRMKYRSNDKVSGSRTHEKDEIQVLCYNCRKPGHFKAECPYPIVKKHQDEHNYKKNSGNYHNPKSASNDADEEPNKNQRNDRQRKALAVEEKSGEKNDESCTSSSSSESDSSEDEKGLLCLSSQEDSDEELCLMADEEEVTSQNHFSNYGSESTYHENPRETFERMMKSFDGIEDSHLKLKEENAKLLVERQDLEDLKVQKC